A region of the Myxococcus stipitatus DSM 14675 genome:
ACGTACGTCTCCTCCCCCACCCTCCCCCTGAGCTCGTCCAGGGAGCGGCGCACCCAGTCCCGGGCCCCCACCGGGCCGTGCAGGTCCGTGGCGGCCACCGCGTAGAGCCCCTCCTCCAGGAAGGCCCGGGCCAGCTTCTTGGCCGTGGGCCCATAGCGCCCGATGAGCGCCCCCACGTCGAGCTGCAGGTGGGCGCCCGTGCGGACGGCCTCGGCGGCGCGGCCCTTGCGCTCGAACTCCACGCAGCGCTCCGGGTGGGCGATGAGCGGCACCACGCCCTTCGTGCGGATGCGGAACAGGATGTCCGGAAGCGCGGGCACGGGCGCCGTGTAGGGCAGCTCCACCAGCGCGACCCGGCCCGCCCCCAGCATGCGCGCCGCGGGCGTCCCCAGGCCTCGCAGGAACGTGTCATCCAGCACGTTCTCCGCGTTGCGCCCCAAGGTCAGCGGGATTCGCTCCCGGGCCAGCGCTGCCCGGAGCTCCTCGAGCCGCGCCTCCACCACCTCCACGGCGGCGTACTCCGGCCGGGCATGGGGACTGGGCGCGATGGTGGAGAAGCCCAGGTCGACCAGGGCACGCGCCATCTCCAGCGCATCCTCGAGGGTGCGCGCGCCATCATCCACGGCGGGCAGCAGGTGGCAGTGCAGGTCGATGAAGCCGCTCACGCGTCCTCGCGCTGGCGGTCGGGGTGGCTGCCAGCGGGCAGCTCATCCTCCGTCTCGGCGGCCTGGCGGTCAGGCATCCGATACTCCTCTCCCAGCCACCGCCCCAGGTCCACCGCGCGGCAGCGGCGGGAGCAGAACGGGAAGGAGGAGTTCTCCGAGCGCGCGGGCGCTGGCTTCTTGCAGATGGGGCAGTGGGCGACACTCATGATGGGCTGCGCATTAGATAAGCCTTGACGCTCTCGCGGGCCAGGACGTTTCGTGCCCGCGCGTCCAAGAGAGAGGTCGCCGCCATGAAGGTCATCCGAATCACCGAGCCCGGCGGTCCCGAGGTCCTCGAGGAGGCCGACCGCCCCGAGCCCATGGCCGGCCCTGGTGAGCTGAAGGTGCGCGTGCGCGCCTCCGCCCTCAATCGCGCGGACCTGCTGCAGATTCGCGGGCACTACCCCGCCCCACTCGACGCGCCCCCGGACATCCCCGGCCTGGAGTACGCGGGCGAGGTCGTGGCCGTCGGCCCCCGGACGCACCGCTTCAAGGTCGGCGACCGGGTGATGGGGCTCGTCGGCGGAGGGGCCTGGTCGGACGTGCTCGTCACGCACGAGCGCGAGGCGCTGCCCATCCCCGAGGGCATGGACTTCACCGACGCGGCGGCGCTCCCGGAGGTGTACCTCACCGCGTACGACGCGCTGGTGCTCCAGGGCGGCCTGAAGCCCGGCGAGACGGTGCTGGTGCACGCGGTGGCCAGCGGCGTGGGCTCGGCGGCGGCGCTCCTGTGCCAGGCCTCCGGGGCGCGGGTGGTGGGCACGGGGCGCAATGCGGCCAAGCTCGCGCGCGCCTCCGAATGGGGCGTGGCGCACACGGTGCTTTGTGAGTCCGCTCCTCCCCGGTTCGCGGACGCGGTGCGCGCGGCGACCGGGGGACGCGGCGCGGACCTGTGCCTGGACCTGGTGGGCGGTGACTATGTGCCGGAGTCGATGCTGGCACTGACGTCCCGTGGACGGATGGTCCTGGTGGGCCTGGTCGCCGGAGCACGCACCGAGGTGAACCTGGGACTGCTGCTGACGCGGCGCCTGAGCGTGACGGGCACCGTGCTGCGCAGCCGCCCCCTCGAAGAGAAGATGGCCCTCACCCAGAGCGCCGAGCGCCACCTGCTCCCCCTGTTCCGCTCGGGCGCGCTGCGCCCCGTCGTCGACGCCGTCCTCCCCAAGGCCGAGCTGCGTCAGGGATTGGAGCGGATGGCTCGCAATGACCTGGTGGGAAAGCTGGTCGTCCGCTGGGAGTAGAAGTACAGGCCGCGGGATGCGAGCGTTCTGTGTCCAACACAGACATGCCCTTGCGTTCACATAGGCAAGCAGCCTGTTCCGCTCAAGATTGGCAACGAAGGCTCTCTCTGGATAACCAGACCTCCCCTCAAGAGCCTTCACCGCTGGCGCCAGTCTCCGCGAACAGTGACGCAGTTGCGGCCACGTCCCTGTCGGCCAGCTCCATCCAGACTCGCTGAAACACGGCCCTTCCCCTTCGCGGAGGCTCTGGGCTGCTCGTGTTTGTCCGAGGCGCACGCCTCGACGAGAACGATCATGAAGCCAGAGCCCTCGTTGCCCGCCCGCAGTCCGATGTCCGTCAACGCGCCACCCGCTGGTGGCCTGGGAGCCACCCTGGGTCCCGGCGGACGCATCCAGCATTACGAGCTCATCCGTCCGCTCGGCAGCGGTGGCATGGGCACCGTCTTCCTCGCGCGAGACACGCGCCTGGGACGCCGCGTCGCCATCAAGGTGCTGCTCACGGAGGACGCGCAGTTCGCCCAGCGCTTCCTGCTCGAGGCCCGCACCACCGCGCGCTGCAACCACGAGAACATCGTCATCATCCACGAGGTGGGTGAGGTTCAGGGCAGTCCCTACATGGTGCTGGAGTACCTGCAGGGCCAGCCGCTCAACAAGGTCCTGAAGGCCAGCCCTCGGCTTCCGCCGCCGCGCGCCGTGGAGCTGATGAGCCCGGTCCTCCGCGCCCTCTCCTGCGCGCACGCGCACAAGATCGTCCACCGGGACCTCAAGCCCGAGAACATCATCGTGACGGACTCGGGCACCATCAAGGTGCTGGACTTCGGCATCGCCAAGGTCCTCCAGAGCGACGAACAGCGCGGAGAGCTGTCCCCGCGCTCGCTGCTGGAGGGGCTGCGCCTCCTGCCGTCCACGGGGGCGCAAGGGGACGCCACCCACCTCACGCGCCAGGGCGCGCTGATGGGCACGCTCGCGTACATGTCCCCGGAGCAGTGGGGCAACGGCATCCCCGTGGACCACCGCACGGACATCTGGGCGGTGGGCATCATCCTGTTCCGGATGCTCACGGGCCGCCACCCGCTGGAACCCCTGCGGGGTCCCCAGCTGATGGTCACCGCGGCGCTCGACGAGCCGATGCCGCTGATTCGCTCCGTGGTGCCGGATGTCCCCGTGGAGCTCGCGTCGGCCGTCGACCGGTGCTTGCTCAAGCACAAGGACCAGCGCTTCCCCGACGCGGTCGCCGTGCTGCGCGCGCTGGAGCCCTTCCTGCCGGGCCGCTACATGCCCGATGCGGGGCTGGATGAGAGTCCCTACGCGGGGCTCGGCTCGTTCCAGGAGTCCGACTCGGCCCGGTTCTTCGGGCGTGCGCGTGAGACGGCCGCGCTGGTCAACCGGCTGCAGGATCAACCGCTGGTGGCGGTCGTGGGCCCGTCGGGCGCGGGCAAGTCCTCGTTCGTTCGCGCGGGCGTGGTACCCGTGCTCAAGCGCTCCGGGGTGCCCTGGGAGTCGCTCATCATCCGCCCGGGGAGAGACCCGCTCGGGGCGCTCGCCACCATGGTGGCGCCGCTGGTCACCTCTTCGCCGACGCTCGAGGAGGACCTGCGCAAGCAGCAGCAGATCTCCGAGCACCTGCGCAAGCAGCCCGGCTACGTCGGCGCCGTCCTGCGGGCCCGGGCGCGTCGCGAGCGCCGGCGCATCGTGCTGTTCATCGACCAGTTCGAGGAGCTCTACACGCTGGTGCCGGATGTCCGGGAGCGGCGGGCCTTCACCGCGTGCCTCTCCGGCATCGCGGACGACGCCACGTCTCCGATTCGCGTCGTGCTCTCGGTGCGCTCCGACTTCCTGGACCGCGTGCAGGAGGATGAGCGCTTCATGTCGGAGCTCGCGCCGGGGCTCTTCTTCCTGACGACGCCGCAGAAGGAAGGGCTTCGCGATGCGCTGGTGCAGCCCGCGGAGATGGCGGGCTATCGCTTCGAGTCTCCCGCCATGGTCGACCAGATGATTCAACACCTGGAGACGACTCCGGGGGCGCTGCCGCTGCTCCAGTTCGCGGCGATGCGGCTGTGGGAGGCTCGGGACCCGTCGCGGCGGATGCTGACGGAGAGCGCCTATCAGCAGTTGGGGGGTATCGCCGGTGCGCTCGCGACGCACGCGGACAGTGTGCTGGCGGGGATGTCTCCGCAGGAGCGGGCGCTGGCTCGGGCCGCGTTCCTCCGGCTCGTCACCCCGGAGCGCACGCGCGCCATCGTGTCCCTGGAGGAGCTGCGGGAGCTGACTCGGGATGGGGACGAGCTCCAGCGCATCATCGACAGCCTCGTCCAGGCGCGGCTGCTGGTCATCCAGACGGGACAGGGCACCGCGGGCTCTTCGGTGGAGCTGGTTCACGAGTCCCTCATCTCGGGCTGGCCCACGCTCAAGCGGTGGCTCGACGAGGGGCAGGAGGACGCGGCGTTCCTGGAGCAACTGCGGAGTGCGGCTCGCCAGTGGCAGGGCAAGGCTCGCGACAGCGGGCTGCTGTGGCGCGGGGAGATGGCGGATGAGGCTCGCCGATTCCAGCGACGCTTCCGAGGTGAGCTTCCCGCGACGCAGAAGGCGTTCCTCGACGCGGTGTCCGCGCAGGCGACGCGGCTGGCGCGGCTCAAGAAGACGTTCATCCTGGGCGCGGTGGTGATGCTGACGCTGCTCTTCACGGCGGCCGCCGTGGCGCTGGTGTTCATCCGCGAGGCGAAGCAAGAGGCCGAACACCAGGCGGTCATCGCCCTGCGGGCCGAGGCCACCGCGCGCAACGCGGAGTTCCTGGCGCGTCGTTCGGCGGCGGAGGCCGAGGAGCGGCTCGCCGAGGTGCGCGCGAAAGAGGTGGACCGGCAGGAGGCGCAGCTCCGCGCGGAGGAAGCGAGTGCCGCGGTCGAGGCCGCCAACTCGACGCTGATGCTCAGGAACAACGAGCTCATCGACGCGCTGAAGCGAGCCCGATGGGCGCGGTTCCACGCCACCCAGGCCACGGTGCGCGCCGAGCAGAGTGCGCAGGTGGCTCGGCAGGCTCGGGCGCAGGCGGAGAAGTTGCTCCAGCGTGAGCAGGAACGCGCGCTGCGGCTCCAGTCCGCCCTGGGCAGCCCCTTCATCGAGAACCTGAAGTGAGGCGCACATGAGCACCATTCAGAGACAGGGTTCGCGGGTGCCCGTGCTGACCGCGGTGGTGGTCGCGCTGTGGGCCTGCGTGGCGTCAGCGCAGCGCGTGGATGCGCCGCTGGAGGTGGGCGGCAATCGGCCCTGGGCCGTGGGCGTGCCTCGGGCGCGGCAACAGAAGGCGCAGGCCTACTTCTACGAAGGCAACGAGCGGCTGCGTGAGTCGGTCTTCGTGGACGCGGCCCGGAGCTACAAGCGCGCGCTCGAGCAGTGGAACCACCCGGCGATCCACTACAACCTGGCGCTGACGCTGATGAACCTCGACCAGCCCATCGAGGTCTACAAACACTTGCAGCAGGCGATGAGCCACGGAGCCGAGCCGCTCGACAGCGGCCGGTATGAGCATGCGCGCGCGTACAAGGCGCTCCTCGAGAAGCAGCTGGCCTGGGTGGATGTCCGGTGTGACGAGCAGGGAGCCATCGTGACGCTGAACGGGCAGCCCCTGTTCACGGCGCCCGGCAGGTACCAAGGACTCATCCGGCCCGGGCTTCACAGCATCATCGCGTTCAAGGACGGATTCCTGCCCACGGAGAAGCGACAGCCGCTGATGCCGGGCGAGAAGACCGAGCTCAAGCTGGAGCTGTACACGGAAGACGATGTCATCCGATATCATCGAAGGTGGCCGGCCTGGGTTCCGTGGACGGTGCTGGGCTCGGGCCTGGCGGTCGCGGGCGGCAGCGGTGCCTTGCATTGGAAGGCCCGTGAATCCTTCCGCGACTTCGACGCACGACTCCGCCCCCATGGGGCACGGCTGACGGGTGAAATGACCTCGTTGCGGAGGAGGGGCAACACACTCCAGGTCGGCGCCATCACCGGATACTCCGTGGGTGGAGCGGCGGTGGTGACGGGGGCCGTCCTCCTCTATCTCAATCGCCAGCGGGCCTATCGCATCAATATCGAAGACAGTGCTCCCGCCGTGGTCGTCGCGCCCGCGGTCGGCACCTCATCCCACGGAATCGTGGGCATGGTTCGCTTCTAGGAGACGCGGCATGTATCGATCCCCTTCGAGTCCAAGTCCCCTGTTCCTGCTCTGCGTCCTTGCGGTCCTCCCTCTCCTGAGCGCCTGCATGGGCTCCGAGAGCACCACTTGTGCGTCCGGACTCGTGTGTCCCGGCGGACAGAAGTGCTCGCCCAGCGGCGACAAGTGCCTCCTCTCGACCTGTGGAAACGGCATTGCCGAGCCCTCGGAGGAGTGTGACGACGGCAACGACGTCAATGACGATGGCTGCACCATTGCTTGCGCCCTGGAGTCGTGCGGCGACGGGATGCTTCAGCCCCGGCTCAACGAGGTCTGCGACGACGGGAACACCATCGATGGCGACGGGTGCAGCAAGAACTGTCGCTCAGCCGAGGTGTGTGGCAACGGAATCACAGACACCGCGAAAGACGAGGTCTGTGACGACGGAAACAAGGTCGCTGGAGATGGATGCAGTGCGGACTGCCGCTCGACGGAGCGCTGTGGAAACGGCATTCCCGAGCCCTCGCTCGGCGAGGAATGCGACGACGGAAACCTGACGAACGGTGATGACTGCAGCACGAACTGCCGCTTCGAGGTCTGCGGCAATGGCGTCCTCGACAAGCGCAAGGGCGAGCGCTGTGACGACGGCAACGAGGAAGATGGGGACGGATGCAGCGCCAACTGCAAGTCCACCGAAACCTGCGGCAATGGCATCCTGGACACCAGCGCGGGCGAAGTCTGTGATGACGGAAGCCACGAGAACGGGGACGGATGCAGCGCGAATTGTCGCTCGGACGAGACGTGTGGAAACGGAGTACGCGATGAGGCTCGGCAGGAAGTCTGCGACGATGGCGATAGAGACGATGGGGATGGCTGTAGCGCGAACTGTGGGTCCACCGAAATCTGCGGCAATGGCATCAAGGACACCATCATGGGCGAAGTCTGTGATGATGGGAACAGGCGCGAAGGCGACGGATGCAGCTCCGACTGTCGAACGCTCGAGAAGTGCGGAGACAAAGTCCTTGATCGAGCCCGAGGTGAGGTCTGTGATGACGGCAATACCCAGAGCAATGACGGCTGTAGTGCGGACTGTCGTTCCGACGAGCGATGCGGAAACAGAATCATCGACGAGTCTGTCGGCGAGGTCTGTGACGACGGAAACACCCGAGGCAGGGATGGCTGCAGCTCGGACTGCCGCTCGACGGACGAATGTGGAAACCGCATCGTCGACTATGGAGAGGAATGCGACGACGGCAATAATGACAACACCGACAATTGCCTCGTGACCTGCATCCGCGCGGTCTGTGGAGACGGCATCGTCAACACCCACAGGACGCCCCCTGAAGCCTGCGATGACGGGAACACCAGCGGATGTGGTTCCTGCAACCACGACTGCACTCAGGACCAGCCCTTCGACAGGGCAAGAGGCTCCATCACGGTGGCGAACTCCATCGAGGATGGAGAGCTCGTCTCCGTCGGTGCGGGCATGACTCGCGTCTGGTTTGAGTTCGACACGAACAATGTCTCGCAACCCACCACGACCCGGGTCAGCCTCCAGGGGCTGGACGGAGGCACTCCTGAAATCGCCGCGCGACTCCTGACCCGGATTCGTGACGTGTCCGCGCAGAACGTGCCAGGACGACTGCCCGTCTTCGCGACCCAAGACCCTCCCAATGGGGGGACCATCGTGATTCAGGCCGAGGCACGTGGCGCCGCCGGCAATCAACTCATCCTCGAGTCCGTCGCCAACGAGGACTTCCAGGTGGAGAGCATGGACGGTGGCCACGGCCTCGACTGTCCCATCGGCATGGGCTGCACCGAGAATGAGGACTGCGCGCCGTTCCTTGCCATTCCGGGCCGCTGCCACATCCCCACCGGACAGCTCACAGGGCACTGCGTGGTCCCTTAGCAACAGACAGTTGCACCGTCCGCCCACCTCCGTATCCTCCGCCGCCATGGCCACCCACTTCGACCCCAGCGCCGCCGCACAGCCGGGTTCCGGCGTCTTCGGACTCCCCCACTCTCCCGACGAGGCGCACGTCGTCCTCATCCCCGTCCCCTTCGAGGCCACCACCAGCTACGGCGGCGGCACGTCCGACGGCCCCGCCGCGGTCCTCGACGCCAGCCGCCAGGTGGACCTCTTCGACGTCGAGACCGGCCGCCCCTACGAGCGCGGCATCGCCATGCTCCCCGAGTCCCAGGAGCTTCGCGACTGGAACACCCGCGCCAAGGAGCGCGCCCAGGTCGTCATCGACGCGGGCGGCATCCACTCCGGCGAGGCGGAGCTCCTCGCGGCCGCCAAGGACGTCAACGTCCTCTGCGACCAGATGAACGACTACGTCTACCGCACCGCCAAGCACTG
Encoded here:
- a CDS encoding tyrosine-protein phosphatase; the protein is MSGFIDLHCHLLPAVDDGARTLEDALEMARALVDLGFSTIAPSPHARPEYAAVEVVEARLEELRAALARERIPLTLGRNAENVLDDTFLRGLGTPAARMLGAGRVALVELPYTAPVPALPDILFRIRTKGVVPLIAHPERCVEFERKGRAAEAVRTGAHLQLDVGALIGRYGPTAKKLARAFLEEGLYAVAATDLHGPVGARDWVRRSLDELRGRVGEETYVRLLRDNPSRLLSGESLESDQD
- a CDS encoding DNA gyrase inhibitor YacG, which codes for MSVAHCPICKKPAPARSENSSFPFCSRRCRAVDLGRWLGEEYRMPDRQAAETEDELPAGSHPDRQREDA
- a CDS encoding NAD(P)H-quinone oxidoreductase — its product is MKVIRITEPGGPEVLEEADRPEPMAGPGELKVRVRASALNRADLLQIRGHYPAPLDAPPDIPGLEYAGEVVAVGPRTHRFKVGDRVMGLVGGGAWSDVLVTHEREALPIPEGMDFTDAAALPEVYLTAYDALVLQGGLKPGETVLVHAVASGVGSAAALLCQASGARVVGTGRNAAKLARASEWGVAHTVLCESAPPRFADAVRAATGGRGADLCLDLVGGDYVPESMLALTSRGRMVLVGLVAGARTEVNLGLLLTRRLSVTGTVLRSRPLEEKMALTQSAERHLLPLFRSGALRPVVDAVLPKAELRQGLERMARNDLVGKLVVRWE
- a CDS encoding serine/threonine-protein kinase; its protein translation is MKPEPSLPARSPMSVNAPPAGGLGATLGPGGRIQHYELIRPLGSGGMGTVFLARDTRLGRRVAIKVLLTEDAQFAQRFLLEARTTARCNHENIVIIHEVGEVQGSPYMVLEYLQGQPLNKVLKASPRLPPPRAVELMSPVLRALSCAHAHKIVHRDLKPENIIVTDSGTIKVLDFGIAKVLQSDEQRGELSPRSLLEGLRLLPSTGAQGDATHLTRQGALMGTLAYMSPEQWGNGIPVDHRTDIWAVGIILFRMLTGRHPLEPLRGPQLMVTAALDEPMPLIRSVVPDVPVELASAVDRCLLKHKDQRFPDAVAVLRALEPFLPGRYMPDAGLDESPYAGLGSFQESDSARFFGRARETAALVNRLQDQPLVAVVGPSGAGKSSFVRAGVVPVLKRSGVPWESLIIRPGRDPLGALATMVAPLVTSSPTLEEDLRKQQQISEHLRKQPGYVGAVLRARARRERRRIVLFIDQFEELYTLVPDVRERRAFTACLSGIADDATSPIRVVLSVRSDFLDRVQEDERFMSELAPGLFFLTTPQKEGLRDALVQPAEMAGYRFESPAMVDQMIQHLETTPGALPLLQFAAMRLWEARDPSRRMLTESAYQQLGGIAGALATHADSVLAGMSPQERALARAAFLRLVTPERTRAIVSLEELRELTRDGDELQRIIDSLVQARLLVIQTGQGTAGSSVELVHESLISGWPTLKRWLDEGQEDAAFLEQLRSAARQWQGKARDSGLLWRGEMADEARRFQRRFRGELPATQKAFLDAVSAQATRLARLKKTFILGAVVMLTLLFTAAAVALVFIREAKQEAEHQAVIALRAEATARNAEFLARRSAAEAEERLAEVRAKEVDRQEAQLRAEEASAAVEAANSTLMLRNNELIDALKRARWARFHATQATVRAEQSAQVARQARAQAEKLLQREQERALRLQSALGSPFIENLK